The following are encoded together in the Gasterosteus aculeatus chromosome 7, fGasAcu3.hap1.1, whole genome shotgun sequence genome:
- the LOC120822494 gene encoding ubiquitin thioesterase OTUB1 produces MRSSGRRKQISIAKMAEEQQESSQGEVEGGNCLAYDEAIIAQQDRIQQEIANSSPLVSDRQDLAVLQREYADDDAVYQLKIKDLHKKYSYIRKTRPDGNCFYRAFGFAHLESLLDDSKELQKFKAVATKSKMDLVNEGFTEFTIEDFHNTFMDLIELCEKQPSLQELLNSFNDQNVSDYVVVYLRLLTSGYLQREYGFFQHFIEGGRSVKEFCQQEVEPMSKESDHIHIIALAQALDVSILVEYMDRGEGGTVNHHVFPEGGDPRIFLLYRPGHYDILYK; encoded by the exons ATGAGGTCAAGCGGGAGGAGGAAACAGATCTCGATAGCTAAGAtggcggaggagcagcaggaatcatcacagggagaggtggagg GAGGGAACTGCCTTGCGTATGATGAGGCTATAATTGCTCAACAAGACCGAATCCAGCAGGAG ATAGCCAACAGTAGCCCGTTAGTATCGGACAGACAGGACCTGGCGGTGCTGCAGAGGGAGTACGCTGACGATGACGCAGTTTATCAGCTCAAGATCAAG GACTTGCACAAAAAATACTCGTACATTCGCAAGACGCGGCCGGATGGGAACTGTTTCTACAGAGCTTTCGGCTTCGCACACCTCGAGTCGCTGCTAGATGACAGCAAAGAACTCCAGAA GTTCAAAGCAGTTGCTACCAAAAGTAAAATGGACCTGGTTAACGAGGGCTTCACCGAGTTTACCATTGAAGACTTTCACAACact TTCATGGACCTGATCGAACTGTGTGAGAAACAGCCGagcctgcaggagctgctgaacTCCTTCAACGACCAGAACGTGTCAGACTATGTGGTCGTGTATCTGCGGCTGCTCACCTCGGGCTACCTGCAGCGAGAGTACGGTTTCTTTCAGCACTTCATAGAGGGAGGACGCTCTGTCAAGGAGTTTTGTCAGCag gAGGTGGAGCCTATGTCTAAAGAGAGCGATCACATTCACATCATCGCCTTAGCCCAGGCCCTAGACGTGTCCATCCTGGTGGAGTACATGGATAGAGGCGAAGGAGGAACAGTCAATCATCACGTTTTCCCCGAAGGAGGCGACCCACGCATTTTCCTCCTCTATAGACCTGGCCATTACGACATCTTGTACAAATAA
- the cskmt gene encoding citrate synthase-lysine N-methyltransferase CSKMT, mitochondrial, with protein sequence MSPFSRSLTLFCGRIAAVRCHSSLTAELIENMDKKATWDRFYTESSSSSRTATFKNFEWFFGFDAVRDFIMPLLWTERHPDGVLRVLDVGCGTSALGPSIYRHSPLPVQVTCADISPIAVRLMQEQIQAKDIQPHNRSSRLEFVELDCTLLHEHYGSRSVDLIVDKGTTDALLRSKEGRRKAGLMLTQCLKALRSSGSLLQFSDEDPDVRLLWLETQARESGVMAADVAVQEVGELRGMSYYCYNVNPRPVV encoded by the exons ATGTCTCCGTTTTCGAGGTCGCTGACTTTGTTTTGTGGGAGAATAGCTGCAGTCCGATGTCACTCGTCGCTGACAG CCGAGCTGATTGAAAACATGGATAAGAAAGCAACCTGGGACCGTTTCTACaccgagagcagcagcagcagccggacGGCAACCTTCAAAAACTTTGAGTGGTTCTTCGGCTTCGACGCCGTGAGGGACTTCATCATGCCCCTCTTGTGGACCGAGCGCCACCCAGATGGTGTTCTGCGAGTCCTGGACGTGGGCTGTGGCACCTCCGCTTTAGGGCCCTCCATATACAGACACTCTCCTCTCCCGGTCCAGGTCACTTGTGCGGACATTTCCCCCATAGCTGTGCGACTAATGCAGGAACAAATCCAAGCCAAGGACATACAACCTCACAACCGCTCCTCTCGGCTGGAGTTTGTAGAGCTGGACTGCACGCTGCTCCACGAGCACTACGGCAGCCGCAGTGTGGACCTCATAGTCGATAAGGGCACCACAGACGCCTTGTTGAGGTCCAAGGAAGGCCGGCGGAAGGCCGGCCTGATGCTGACGCAGTGTTTGAAGGCGCTGCGGAGCTCTGGATCTCTGCTCCAGTTTTCTGATGAAGACCCCGATGTCCGGCTGCTGTGGCTGGAGACCCAGGCGCGGGAGTCGGGGGTGATGGCAGCGGATGTTGCGGTGCAGGAGGTTGGGGAGCTACGGGGAATGTCTTATTACTGCTACAATGTCAATCCTCGTCCTGTTGTATAG
- the LOC120822491 gene encoding putative C-type lectin domain family 20 member A isoform X2, translating to MMERIWMVVFFLTDWNTSLCFPGQYHFVANSTTWDEARRHCRETFKDLATIQSAEDVNQLVNTASSFGYNNEVWIGLFSVIDWRWSDGSNGSGWEYRNWENLLDNEPDFYSFRQFCVNVGDKGRWWDDVCSIRYPFICYRGDQLDPEYVLVNLAMSWSDAQTYCREKFIDLATVRNETENNKIQRLVPVGNWAWIGLFRDPNIYWSSGSNYLNTSFSFWGTSTTDMGSMTRMCGLADLQLSGEWRLTSCASRLPFVCHDIPVMRRIVKLRIKPEVPSLELNDPAVNANILKKDRLKENGVSGVRLSWREQPDGKVFHQEGKQSQKKPGTKTEL from the exons ATGATGGAACGGATCTGGatggttgttttctttctcacag ACTGGAACACCTCCTTGTGCTTTCCAGGTCAGTACCACTTTGTTGCTAATTCAACGACTTGGGACGAAGCGAGGCGCCACTGCAGAGAGACATTCAAGGACCTGGCCACCATTCAAAGCGCTGAAGACGTAAACCAACTGGTCAACACAGCGTCATCTTTCGGCTACAACAATGAGGTGTGGATCGGCCTGTTCAGTGTAATCGACTGGAGGTGGTCAGACGGCAGCAACGGTAGTGGATGGGAATATAGGAACTGGGAAAACCTTTTGGATAATGAGCCAGACTTTTACTCTTTTCGTCAATTCTGTGTGAACGTTGGAGACAAGGGGAGGTGGTGGGACGATGTTTGCAGCATACGCTACCCATTTATCTGCTACAGGG GGGACCAGCTGGATCCCGAGTATGTCCTTGTGAACCTAGCAATGAGTTGGTCCGATGCTCAGACGTACTGCAGAGAGAAGTTCATAGACCTGGCCACCGTGAGGAACGAGACAGAGAACAACAAAATCCAGCGCTTGGTGCCCGTGGGAAACTGGGCATGGATCGGTTTGTTCAGAGATCCTAACATTTACTGGTCCAGTGGGAGTAACTATTTAAATACCTCATTCAGCTTCTGGGGCACATCTACAACCGACATGGGCTCGATGACCCGGATGTGTGGTCTTGCAGATTTGCAATTATCAGGAGAATGGAGGCTGACATCTTGTGCAAGTAGATTACCATTTGTCTGCCACGACATCCCAG TCATGAGGCGCATAGTGAAGCTGAGGATAAAGCCAGAGGTTCCCTCTTTGGAATTGAATGACCCTGCTGTGAATGCAAACATCCTGAAAAAA GACAGACTGAAGGAAAACGGAGTGAGTGGAGTCAGGCTAAGCTGGAGGGAGCAGCCTGATGGGAAAGTCTTCCACCAGGAGGGAAAACAATCACAGAAGAAACCAGGAACAAAAACTGAGCTGTGA
- the LOC120822491 gene encoding aggrecan core protein isoform X3: protein MMERIWMVVFFLTDWNTSLCFPGQYHFVANSTTWDEARRHCRETFKDLATIQSAEDVNQLVNTASSFGYNNEVWIGLFSVIDWRWSDGSNGSGWEYRNWENLLDNEPDFYSFRQFCVNVGDKGRWWDDVCSIRYPFICYRGDQLDPEYVLVNLAMSWSDAQTYCREKFIDLATVRNETENNKIQRLVPVGNWAWIDLQLSGEWRLTSCASRLPFVCHDIPVMRRIVKLRIKPEVPSLELNDPAVNANILKKLQDRLKENGVSGVRLSWREQPDGKVFHQEGKQSQKKPGTKTEL, encoded by the exons ATGATGGAACGGATCTGGatggttgttttctttctcacag ACTGGAACACCTCCTTGTGCTTTCCAGGTCAGTACCACTTTGTTGCTAATTCAACGACTTGGGACGAAGCGAGGCGCCACTGCAGAGAGACATTCAAGGACCTGGCCACCATTCAAAGCGCTGAAGACGTAAACCAACTGGTCAACACAGCGTCATCTTTCGGCTACAACAATGAGGTGTGGATCGGCCTGTTCAGTGTAATCGACTGGAGGTGGTCAGACGGCAGCAACGGTAGTGGATGGGAATATAGGAACTGGGAAAACCTTTTGGATAATGAGCCAGACTTTTACTCTTTTCGTCAATTCTGTGTGAACGTTGGAGACAAGGGGAGGTGGTGGGACGATGTTTGCAGCATACGCTACCCATTTATCTGCTACAGGG GGGACCAGCTGGATCCCGAGTATGTCCTTGTGAACCTAGCAATGAGTTGGTCCGATGCTCAGACGTACTGCAGAGAGAAGTTCATAGACCTGGCCACCGTGAGGAACGAGACAGAGAACAACAAAATCCAGCGCTTGGTGCCCGTGGGAAACTGGGCATGGATCG ATTTGCAATTATCAGGAGAATGGAGGCTGACATCTTGTGCAAGTAGATTACCATTTGTCTGCCACGACATCCCAG TCATGAGGCGCATAGTGAAGCTGAGGATAAAGCCAGAGGTTCCCTCTTTGGAATTGAATGACCCTGCTGTGAATGCAAACATCCTGAAAAAA CTCCAGGACAGACTGAAGGAAAACGGAGTGAGTGGAGTCAGGCTAAGCTGGAGGGAGCAGCCTGATGGGAAAGTCTTCCACCAGGAGGGAAAACAATCACAGAAGAAACCAGGAACAAAAACTGAGCTGTGA
- the LOC120822491 gene encoding putative C-type lectin domain family 20 member A isoform X1 yields MMERIWMVVFFLTDWNTSLCFPGQYHFVANSTTWDEARRHCRETFKDLATIQSAEDVNQLVNTASSFGYNNEVWIGLFSVIDWRWSDGSNGSGWEYRNWENLLDNEPDFYSFRQFCVNVGDKGRWWDDVCSIRYPFICYRGDQLDPEYVLVNLAMSWSDAQTYCREKFIDLATVRNETENNKIQRLVPVGNWAWIGLFRDPNIYWSSGSNYLNTSFSFWGTSTTDMGSMTRMCGLADLQLSGEWRLTSCASRLPFVCHDIPVMRRIVKLRIKPEVPSLELNDPAVNANILKKLQDRLKENGVSGVRLSWREQPDGKVFHQEGKQSQKKPGTKTEL; encoded by the exons ATGATGGAACGGATCTGGatggttgttttctttctcacag ACTGGAACACCTCCTTGTGCTTTCCAGGTCAGTACCACTTTGTTGCTAATTCAACGACTTGGGACGAAGCGAGGCGCCACTGCAGAGAGACATTCAAGGACCTGGCCACCATTCAAAGCGCTGAAGACGTAAACCAACTGGTCAACACAGCGTCATCTTTCGGCTACAACAATGAGGTGTGGATCGGCCTGTTCAGTGTAATCGACTGGAGGTGGTCAGACGGCAGCAACGGTAGTGGATGGGAATATAGGAACTGGGAAAACCTTTTGGATAATGAGCCAGACTTTTACTCTTTTCGTCAATTCTGTGTGAACGTTGGAGACAAGGGGAGGTGGTGGGACGATGTTTGCAGCATACGCTACCCATTTATCTGCTACAGGG GGGACCAGCTGGATCCCGAGTATGTCCTTGTGAACCTAGCAATGAGTTGGTCCGATGCTCAGACGTACTGCAGAGAGAAGTTCATAGACCTGGCCACCGTGAGGAACGAGACAGAGAACAACAAAATCCAGCGCTTGGTGCCCGTGGGAAACTGGGCATGGATCGGTTTGTTCAGAGATCCTAACATTTACTGGTCCAGTGGGAGTAACTATTTAAATACCTCATTCAGCTTCTGGGGCACATCTACAACCGACATGGGCTCGATGACCCGGATGTGTGGTCTTGCAGATTTGCAATTATCAGGAGAATGGAGGCTGACATCTTGTGCAAGTAGATTACCATTTGTCTGCCACGACATCCCAG TCATGAGGCGCATAGTGAAGCTGAGGATAAAGCCAGAGGTTCCCTCTTTGGAATTGAATGACCCTGCTGTGAATGCAAACATCCTGAAAAAA CTCCAGGACAGACTGAAGGAAAACGGAGTGAGTGGAGTCAGGCTAAGCTGGAGGGAGCAGCCTGATGGGAAAGTCTTCCACCAGGAGGGAAAACAATCACAGAAGAAACCAGGAACAAAAACTGAGCTGTGA
- the epdl1 gene encoding ependymin-like 1 — translation MRALVLFVCLSVGCLAQRPQPCESPPLLTGSLSVATQSEKLMAYAKYSYDALGKRIRLSEFGSYENKTFHLDVLLLFRQGVMYKINWKNQTCCKKPLNADFHPLEIPRNASLLGQVVLGGSSGPGQGVLVNSWGGELKMKKGPAKYMSTVTEFGCIPVSTLFHTSGSGWKVTNFFNNVIGLVDPQRLIPPHFCKGAELENSSDEDPMTFFSLF, via the exons ATGAGAGCTCTGGTCCTGTTTGTGTGCCTGTCGGTGGGCTGCCTTGCTCAAAGACCACAGCCATGCG AATCCCCACCGCTGCTGACTGGAAGCCTCAGTGTT GCCACACAAAGTGAGAAGTTGATGGCTTATGCCAAGTACAGCTACGACGCGTTGGGAAAGCGCATCCGCCTCTCAGAGTTCGGATCCTATGAAAATAAGACCTTCCACCTCGATGTACTTTTACTCTTCAGACAG GGGGTCATGTATAAGATCAACTGGAAGAACCAAACATGTTGCAAGAAGCCACTGAATGCAGACTTCCACCCGCTGGAGATCCCACGGAATGCGTCCCTGCTGGGACAGGTTGTTTTAGGCGGCTCCTCGGGTCCAGGACAGGGAGTCCTAGTCAACAGCTGGGGGGGAGAGCTGAAAATGAAGAAGGGACCAG CAAAGTACATGAGCACTGTCACAGAGTTCGGATGCATTCCTGTCAGCACTCTGTTTCACACCAGCGGAAGTGGATGGAAAGTGACCAA CTTCTTCAACAATGTCATCGGACTAGTAGACCCTCAGAGGCTCATTCCTCCACATTTCTGTAAGGGCGCTGAGCTGGAAAACAGCTCTGATGAGGATCCAATGACCTTCTTCAGTTTGTTTTGA
- the LOC120822495 gene encoding ependymin-2, translated as MVLLVVLTCLLAGCLAQKPHPCSVPPLLSGALTVSTQNEKLWTYAKYLYDALGQRVRVMELGSYENKSFTYDALLLFREGSMYEINKHERTCTKKPLKTDFHPMVIPKDASLLGQAVLGSSSGPGEGLLVNTWTGDLPGKAGKFMSTVTEFGCVPVSTVYHTGEFGWVMTSFFNNVVGISDPDRLNPPDYCLDGERTADEEGQTDFLSLFLKKH; from the exons ATGGTGCTCTTGGTAGTTTTAACGTGTTTACTGGCAGGCTGCCTGGCTCAGAAGCCTCACCCATGCT ctgttcctcctcttctgaGCGGAGCCCTCACTGTG TCGACACAGAATGAAAAGCTGTGGACTTATGCCAAATACCTGTATGATGCCCTGGGACAGCGGGTCCGGGTGATGGAGCTGGGAAGCTACGAGAACAAGTCATTCACCTACGACGCTCTTCTGCTCTTCAGAGAG GGTAGCATGTATGAGATTAACAAACACGAGCGCACGTGCACGAAAAAGCCCCTGAAGACAGACTTCCACCCCATGGTAATCCCAAAAGATGCCTCTCTGCTGGGCCAGGCTGTTCTGGGCAGCTCGTCGGGACCCGGAGAAGGACTCCTAGTCAACACTTGGACCGGAGATCTGCCCGGCAAAGCAG GAAAGTTCATGAGCACAGTCACTGAATTCGGTTGTGTTCCTGTAAGCACAGTGTACCACACTGGGGAGTTTGGATGGGTGATGACAAG CTTCTTCAACAACGTCGTTGGGATATCAGACCCTGACCGGCTCAACCCTCCAGACTACTGCCTGGATGGAGAGAGGACGGCTGATGAAGAGGGGCAGACGGACTTCCTCAGCTTGTTCCTTAAGAAGCACTGA